The following proteins come from a genomic window of Atribacterota bacterium:
- the selA gene encoding L-seryl-tRNA(Sec) selenium transferase: MTNNHNKTAQNNFHAQLAQIPSVEEVLQQEEIEVLTGQYSRPMITPLVRQVLAEERERIRNGSTPSSLADISTRCVTLIRKEYQSFIQPVINGTGVILHTNLGRAVLGKAIINDSLPSLVGYSNLEYDLFRGERGKRGDFVERMLAEFSQSESSLILNNNAAAVFLILKVLAKGKEVIISRGELVQIGGGFRIPDILRESSAILREVGTTNQTNLDDYREAINENTALLLKVHQSNFSLEGFSHSVSTKELKILGEKYKLPVVADLGSGSFLSTEQFTLVHEPMVQEMIRSGADLVCFSADKLLGGPQGGIICGRREYINQIRKDPLYRVFRVGKITLSLLQSTLLFYLQGRIIQEIPVWKMISLSGQEIKRRSQALAQSLRKRGIPAQVIEGVSLIGGGSLPGKTLPTYLLSIKTEGNIDELDQRLRLSRPAVLGRVKDNCLFFDPRTIESQFDKKLIELISSAFYQKN, from the coding sequence TTGACTAATAATCATAATAAGACAGCACAGAATAATTTTCATGCTCAGTTGGCCCAAATTCCCAGTGTAGAGGAAGTTTTGCAGCAGGAAGAAATAGAAGTCCTAACTGGTCAATATTCCCGACCGATGATTACTCCTCTGGTCAGACAAGTACTGGCAGAGGAAAGGGAAAGAATCAGGAATGGTTCCACACCTTCTTCTTTAGCGGATATTAGTACAAGATGTGTTACTTTAATCCGGAAGGAATACCAGTCATTTATCCAGCCAGTTATTAATGGAACGGGAGTAATTTTACATACCAACCTGGGAAGGGCAGTCCTGGGTAAGGCCATAATTAACGATTCCTTACCTTCCCTGGTGGGTTATAGCAATCTGGAATATGACCTTTTTCGGGGGGAAAGAGGTAAGAGGGGGGATTTTGTTGAGAGAATGCTGGCCGAGTTCAGTCAATCAGAAAGCTCCCTCATTCTTAATAATAATGCTGCTGCTGTTTTTCTAATCTTGAAGGTACTGGCAAAAGGCAAAGAGGTAATTATTTCCAGAGGTGAATTAGTACAGATTGGTGGTGGTTTTCGCATTCCCGATATATTAAGGGAAAGCAGTGCGATTCTGCGGGAAGTAGGGACTACCAACCAGACCAATCTGGATGATTATAGAGAAGCTATTAATGAAAATACTGCCTTACTCTTGAAGGTGCACCAGAGCAACTTTTCTTTAGAAGGTTTTTCTCATTCGGTAAGTACAAAGGAGCTTAAGATACTGGGGGAAAAATATAAGCTTCCTGTGGTAGCTGATTTGGGTAGCGGATCCTTTCTGTCTACTGAACAATTTACTTTAGTTCACGAACCTATGGTCCAGGAGATGATAAGAAGTGGCGCGGATTTGGTTTGCTTTAGTGCTGATAAATTGCTGGGAGGACCTCAGGGAGGAATTATATGTGGCAGGAGGGAATATATAAACCAAATTAGGAAAGATCCCCTCTATCGTGTCTTTCGCGTAGGAAAGATAACTTTATCCCTTCTTCAATCTACCTTGTTGTTCTATTTACAGGGCAGGATCATACAGGAAATACCGGTTTGGAAGATGATCTCCCTATCAGGTCAGGAGATTAAAAGGAGGAGCCAGGCTTTAGCACAAAGTTTAAGAAAGAGAGGCATTCCTGCTCAGGTTATAGAGGGAGTATCTCTGATAGGAGGGGGTTCCTTACCCGGAAAAACATTGCCCACTTACCTTTTAAGCATTAAAACCGAGGGGAATATTGATGAGTTAGATCAGAGATTAAGATTATCTCGTCCTGCTGTTTTAGGTAGAGTTAAGGATAACTGTTTATTTTTTGATCCCAGAACAATTGAATCCCAATTTGATAAAAAGTTGATAGAACTTATCTCCTCCGCTTTTTACCAGAAAAATT
- a CDS encoding Ig domain-containing protein translates to MKKRTVFLSIVILLTSLLLNGCMTPFLGNEPVIIITNPKTTAMVGEPYIYQVDTDDDGKTKLVFNLIVAPEGMTIEGSTGLIMWTPSEDQVGEHEVDIMVNDGWYKDNQEFTITVSKMQLSSISVLPLSMKFTSINSSKNIVSITAHYTDGSSAEINKAECVFQSKDTSKATVNEEGVVTSQGKGNTTITVSYTEEGITKSANIMVTVEIPTYTPPTSGG, encoded by the coding sequence GTGAAAAAAAGGACAGTTTTCCTATCAATTGTAATTCTGTTAACTTCTTTGTTGCTAAATGGTTGTATGACACCCTTCCTGGGAAATGAGCCGGTAATAATTATTACAAATCCAAAAACAACTGCTATGGTAGGAGAGCCCTATATCTATCAGGTGGACACTGATGATGATGGTAAAACCAAATTGGTATTTAATCTAATAGTGGCTCCGGAGGGTATGACCATTGAGGGATCAACCGGATTGATAATGTGGACACCAAGCGAAGATCAGGTGGGGGAGCATGAGGTTGATATCATGGTAAACGATGGCTGGTACAAAGATAACCAGGAATTTACCATAACGGTAAGCAAGATGCAGTTGAGCTCTATTAGCGTTCTACCTCTCTCCATGAAATTTACAAGTATCAACAGTAGCAAAAATATAGTGTCTATTACTGCTCACTATACTGATGGTTCCAGTGCCGAAATTAACAAAGCTGAATGCGTTTTTCAGTCCAAAGATACCAGTAAAGCCACAGTTAATGAAGAGGGAGTAGTAACATCGCAAGGGAAAGGGAATACAACTATTACAGTGAGTTATACGGAAGAAGGGATAACCAAAAGTGCTAACATAATGGTAACAGTAGAAATTCCAACTTATACTCCGCCTACTAGCGGTGGCTGA